The Pseudomonas wenzhouensis genome has a segment encoding these proteins:
- a CDS encoding TonB-dependent receptor has product MFFLSRLTPITLGFSVLLTTGFACAAPANLPETVVYGEADEEADSPRVKEVSTATRTATPVRDVPQAIDALKTSNVLNYGTNDLGKALSGLPNVSSGADTRFDSLRIRGFDASNDFYLDGVRDDSQYVRDLHNIERIEVLKGPAAVLYGRGSQGGIVNRISKAPEAGRRSTLEAQGSSEDLRSLYADLSADPTDTISLRLNMGNEDSNSFRDGVSSHRQLFAPYMSWQLTPELNWLVQYEYSRFDRTPDRGIPGVGGRPADVKRGTTYGDDRDYIDDTTQSLRSRLTYELSDNWQLRHTASLFKLDSDFDNTYLTGFNAATQRVTRQRWQQDLRTQNLFNNLVAEGTVDTFGFEHRLLTGVEIGSQRRDPKLYSALAVNQGGQAVPTLDLYNPDRSQSHRGAMTLSSNNHTEVESRGLYVQDQLRINDQWQLLAGLRYDEFEVATTNKLRNLKEDRSSYGLSPRAGIVWTPLQHHAFYASWSKTFSPVGGGLIGITPGASGNGNELEPEQTRQKEVGIKSDWLDERLSTTLAIYELELYNRRTTDPNDPTLTILTGLQRSRGIELTATGRLVGNWYVRGGIGLQDPSIVKDKNGLEGNRVSNVAKRNGSLFITWKPELGWYAETGVTLVGQRFADNQNTTVLPGYGAWDALAGYRHKDWDVRAALNNITDRTYYSSATSAGQIRLGDPRNLVVSASYSF; this is encoded by the coding sequence ATGTTCTTCCTTTCGCGACTGACCCCTATTACGCTGGGCTTTTCCGTTCTACTGACAACCGGCTTTGCCTGCGCTGCACCGGCCAACCTGCCTGAGACCGTGGTCTACGGTGAGGCCGACGAGGAGGCCGACAGTCCACGGGTCAAGGAAGTCAGTACCGCCACCCGCACGGCTACCCCGGTGCGTGACGTGCCGCAGGCCATCGACGCACTGAAGACCAGCAATGTGCTGAACTATGGCACCAATGATCTGGGCAAGGCGCTCAGCGGCCTGCCCAACGTCAGCAGCGGGGCGGATACCCGTTTCGACAGTCTGCGCATCCGTGGCTTCGATGCCAGCAACGACTTCTACCTGGACGGCGTGCGTGACGACAGCCAGTACGTGCGCGACCTGCACAACATCGAGCGCATCGAAGTGCTCAAGGGGCCGGCAGCCGTGCTCTACGGGCGTGGCAGCCAGGGCGGTATCGTCAACCGTATCAGCAAGGCGCCCGAAGCCGGGCGCCGCTCCACGCTCGAGGCGCAAGGCAGCAGTGAAGACCTGCGCAGCCTGTATGCCGACCTCAGCGCCGACCCCACCGACACCATCAGCCTGCGCCTGAACATGGGCAACGAGGACAGCAACAGCTTCCGTGATGGCGTCTCCAGCCATCGCCAACTGTTCGCGCCGTACATGAGCTGGCAACTGACGCCTGAGCTGAACTGGCTTGTGCAGTACGAATACAGCCGCTTCGACCGCACCCCGGATCGCGGCATTCCCGGTGTTGGCGGGCGCCCGGCGGACGTCAAGCGCGGCACCACCTACGGCGATGACCGCGACTACATCGACGACACCACGCAATCACTGCGCTCCAGACTCACCTACGAACTGAGTGACAACTGGCAACTACGCCATACCGCCAGCCTGTTCAAGCTCGACAGCGACTTCGACAACACCTACCTAACCGGCTTCAACGCCGCTACTCAGCGCGTGACCCGGCAGCGCTGGCAGCAAGATCTGCGTACCCAGAACCTGTTCAACAACCTAGTGGCCGAAGGCACCGTCGACACCTTCGGCTTCGAGCATCGTCTGCTGACCGGTGTGGAAATCGGCAGCCAGCGTCGTGACCCGAAACTTTACAGCGCGCTCGCCGTCAACCAGGGGGGCCAGGCCGTACCCACGCTCGACCTGTACAACCCGGATCGCAGCCAGAGCCACCGGGGCGCCATGACCCTTTCCAGCAACAACCACACCGAAGTCGAAAGCCGTGGCCTCTACGTGCAGGATCAACTGCGTATCAATGACCAATGGCAACTGCTGGCCGGCCTGCGTTACGACGAATTCGAGGTGGCCACCACCAACAAGCTGCGCAACCTCAAGGAAGACCGCAGCAGCTACGGCCTCAGCCCCCGCGCCGGTATCGTCTGGACGCCGCTGCAGCATCACGCCTTCTACGCCTCCTGGAGCAAGACCTTTTCCCCGGTCGGCGGTGGCCTGATCGGCATCACCCCGGGCGCCTCGGGCAATGGCAACGAACTCGAGCCCGAACAGACCCGGCAGAAGGAAGTCGGTATCAAGAGCGACTGGCTGGACGAGCGCCTGAGCACCACCCTGGCCATCTACGAGCTGGAACTGTACAACCGCCGCACCACTGACCCGAACGACCCGACCCTGACCATCCTCACCGGCCTGCAGCGCTCGCGCGGCATCGAATTGACTGCCACCGGCCGACTGGTCGGCAACTGGTACGTGCGTGGCGGCATCGGCCTGCAGGACCCCAGCATCGTCAAGGACAAAAACGGCCTGGAAGGCAACCGCGTCAGCAACGTTGCCAAGCGTAATGGCAGCCTGTTCATCACCTGGAAGCCCGAGCTGGGCTGGTACGCCGAAACCGGCGTGACCCTGGTTGGCCAGCGCTTTGCCGACAACCAGAACACCACCGTACTGCCTGGCTATGGCGCCTGGGACGCGCTGGCCGGCTACCGCCACAAGGACTGGGACGTGCGCGCGGCGCTGAACAACATCACCGACCGCACCTACTACAGCTCCGCCACCAGCGCCGGGCAAATCCGCCTGGGAGACCCGCGTAATCTGGTGGTCAGCGCCAGCTACTCGTTCTGA
- a CDS encoding GNAT family N-acetyltransferase translates to MFTLAHLSSPPPESLKSQVQQMVVDYFADVSAVPLLPSNPLYQLYQYVIGYELHLHLQTMNGEADGPVQLLLALDAEDPARVLGFALYLPSPDDAAACTLAYLAVDAAHRRQGIGRALLQRVLELRPHLELACVAAKVPLFEALGLGVLAAQGALVVMSSRDYRSSGMVAVADLAPVFASTEVRQIHAYLLKQHGQRAMQQAEKQRDAHLDALALQAQQLVDERLPSRALH, encoded by the coding sequence ATGTTCACCCTTGCCCACCTCAGCAGCCCGCCGCCCGAGTCACTGAAGAGCCAAGTGCAGCAGATGGTGGTGGACTACTTCGCCGATGTCAGCGCAGTACCGCTGCTGCCAAGCAATCCGCTGTATCAGTTGTACCAGTACGTGATCGGCTATGAGCTGCATCTGCACCTGCAGACCATGAACGGCGAGGCCGATGGCCCGGTGCAGTTGCTACTGGCGCTGGACGCTGAAGACCCGGCCCGCGTGCTGGGGTTTGCCCTGTATCTGCCCAGCCCGGACGATGCTGCCGCCTGCACCCTCGCCTATCTGGCAGTCGATGCCGCACACCGCCGTCAGGGCATCGGCCGCGCACTGCTGCAACGCGTGCTGGAGCTACGCCCGCACCTGGAGCTGGCCTGCGTGGCAGCCAAGGTGCCGCTGTTTGAAGCATTGGGGTTGGGGGTGCTGGCCGCGCAAGGTGCGCTGGTGGTGATGAGCAGCCGTGACTATCGCTCCAGTGGCATGGTCGCGGTCGCCGACCTGGCACCGGTGTTTGCCTCCACGGAGGTCAGGCAGATTCACGCCTACCTGCTCAAGCAGCACGGCCAGCGCGCCATGCAACAGGCGGAAAAACAGCGTGACGCGCACCTCGACGCGCTCGCCCTGCAGGCACAGCAACTGGTCGACGAGCGTCTGCCTTCACGCGCGCTGCATTGA
- the tnpC gene encoding IS66 family transposase yields MIAVPAPLPDDPILLKHLLLLASEQAAAKDARIEQLQEQVALLRHKLFSPKSERSPEDTDSPQLAMFNEAEELIEALSAAPSEAEAEAEAEAEAEAEAEEIVAPVKRRGKRKPLPANLPRVEVIHDLPEHELTCACGACKQVIGEETSEQLEIIPMQVRVIRHIRKTYACKACEAAPITADKPAQLIEKSLASPSVLAMLLTTKYADGIPLYRFEKMLSRHGVEIPRQTLARWVIQRGEQLQPLLNLLRDKLLEYPVLHCDETRLQVLHEPGRDPTAQSWMWVQSGGPPDKPVILFDYTASRAQEVPLRLLDGYRGYLMTDDYAGYNAVAAQEGIERLGCWAHARRKFVEAQKVQPKGKTGRADMALNLINKLYGIERDLKDACDTERLVARQQRSQPLLDQLKTWLDKTQPQVVGQTALGRAMNYLASNWRKLVRYVEGGHLPIDNNRAENAIRPFVIGRKNWLFSDTPKGATASAQIYSLIETAKANGQEPYAWLRHILERLPAANSVEDYEALLPWNCSPVSAS; encoded by the coding sequence TCTCGCCCAAGTCCGAGCGCAGCCCTGAAGATACCGACTCGCCGCAGTTGGCCATGTTCAACGAGGCCGAAGAGCTGATCGAAGCGCTGTCCGCCGCGCCAAGCGAAGCCGAAGCCGAAGCCGAAGCCGAAGCCGAAGCCGAAGCCGAAGCCGAAGAAATCGTTGCGCCGGTCAAGCGCCGTGGCAAGCGCAAGCCGTTGCCGGCCAACCTGCCGCGTGTCGAGGTCATCCACGACCTGCCCGAGCACGAGCTGACTTGCGCCTGTGGCGCCTGCAAACAAGTCATCGGCGAGGAGACCAGCGAGCAGCTGGAGATCATCCCGATGCAGGTGCGGGTCATCCGCCATATCCGCAAGACCTACGCCTGCAAGGCCTGCGAAGCGGCGCCGATCACTGCCGACAAGCCGGCCCAACTGATCGAGAAGAGCCTGGCCAGCCCCAGTGTGCTGGCGATGCTGCTGACCACCAAATACGCCGACGGCATCCCGCTGTACCGCTTCGAGAAGATGCTCAGCCGCCACGGCGTCGAGATCCCGCGCCAGACCCTGGCGCGCTGGGTGATCCAGAGAGGCGAGCAACTGCAACCGCTGCTCAACCTGCTGCGCGACAAGTTGCTCGAATACCCCGTTTTGCACTGCGACGAAACGCGCTTGCAGGTACTGCATGAACCGGGACGCGATCCCACCGCGCAGTCCTGGATGTGGGTACAAAGCGGTGGACCACCGGATAAGCCGGTGATCCTCTTCGACTACACCGCCAGCCGCGCGCAGGAGGTGCCGCTGCGCTTGCTCGACGGCTATCGCGGCTACCTGATGACCGACGACTACGCCGGCTACAACGCCGTGGCCGCGCAAGAAGGCATCGAACGCCTCGGCTGCTGGGCGCATGCGCGGCGCAAGTTCGTCGAGGCGCAGAAAGTGCAACCCAAGGGCAAAACCGGCCGTGCCGACATGGCGTTGAACCTGATCAACAAGCTCTACGGCATCGAGCGTGACCTGAAGGACGCTTGCGATACCGAGCGCCTGGTCGCCCGTCAGCAACGCAGCCAGCCGCTGCTCGATCAACTCAAGACCTGGCTGGACAAGACCCAGCCGCAGGTCGTCGGGCAGACGGCGCTGGGCAGGGCGATGAACTACCTGGCCAGCAACTGGAGAAAGCTGGTGCGCTACGTCGAAGGTGGACATCTGCCGATCGACAACAACCGCGCGGAGAACGCCATCCGCCCGTTCGTTATCGGGCGCAAGAACTGGCTGTTCAGCGACACGCCCAAGGGGGCCACGGCCAGCGCGCAGATCTACAGCCTGATCGAAACCGCCAAGGCCAATGGCCAGGAGCCTTACGCCTGGCTGCGCCACATCCTCGAACGCCTGCCGGCCGCCAATAGCGTCGAGGATTACGAAGCGCTGCTGCCGTGGAATTGCTCGCCAGTGAGCGCATCCTGA
- a CDS encoding DUF1289 domain-containing protein translates to MAKDIENPCVSLCQLNSELCVSCGRTREEIRKWRGMKRPEKMATVQKAAARMKAIAKKKGKGQ, encoded by the coding sequence GTGGCCAAGGATATTGAGAACCCCTGCGTGTCGCTGTGCCAGCTCAACAGTGAGCTGTGCGTCAGTTGCGGGCGCACGCGTGAGGAAATCCGCAAATGGCGGGGCATGAAACGGCCCGAGAAGATGGCAACCGTGCAGAAGGCCGCAGCGCGGATGAAGGCGATTGCCAAGAAGAAAGGTAAAGGTCAGTAG